The Phycisphaerales bacterium genome includes the window TCGTCGGAAACGAAGTCGTTAGCGAGCGGTCGGTCCTTGGCCCGCATCTTCGTCGTCGTCCGCTTCTTCTCACCCTGCCGCGCGACGTCAAACGATTGGTGATGCGTGCGCTTCTTCTTCGACTCGGGGAACGACGAGTTGCCGGCGGCGATGGCGTTGTTCGATCGCGGTTCGACCTTGACGTTGTACGGCGGATCGGTGTTCACGAGATGGATCGGCTGGCCATCGAGCAGACGATCGACATCCGCCGCGCTCGCGCTGTCGCCGCACAGCAGCCGGTGCTCACCCAGAACCCACAAGTCGCCGCGCTTCGTGATCGGCTCATCGGGCGGCTCGGGAATGGCATCGGGATCGGTCAACCCGTCGCGCACGCCGGGGTCGAGCAACTTCGCCAGGTCGTCGGCGCTGAAGCCGAGGCCCGACCAGTCGATGCCGGCGCCCTGGAGTTCAGCCATCTCGATGGGCAGCAACTCCATGTTCCATTCCGCGAGTTCGGCCGATTTGTTGTCGGCGATGCGATAGGCCCGCACCTTCTCAGGCGACAGGTCGATCGCGACGTGGACCGGCACCTTCTCGAGGCCGAGGCGCTGCGCAGCCTTCCACCGCGTATGCCCGCAGATGATCACGCCGTCACCATCGACGACGATCGGCTGCCGCCAACCGAAGGCCTGGATGCTGTTCATCACCGCCTCGACGGCGTCATCGTTGAGCCGCGGGTTCTTCTCGTACGGTTTGATCTCGGCCAGCGGCCGCAGTTCCACCTTGAACGCGTTCATGAGTCCGTTCTCCTTGTGCTGGTTGCCGGGCGGCCAAAGGGCGATTCCGCCGGACCGGTGGCCGCCATGTCGCCGCCCACGTTCGCCCCTGTGGCGAAATGTGCCGAAGCGGCGTAGTTCCGGCCGCCTGCCGTGGGCACATCGCCACGTGGGCGAACGTCGCGGCCCACGTTCGGCCCGCCGTGGACCGGCAAGGGCAGCAGGCCGATCTCGCGCTCCGATCGTGGGGCCGCGGCCATCCGCGTGTACATGGCGTTCGCGCCCATGCGCCACGCGAGCGCGCAGTCGTCGGCGGCGTCGATGCCGCTCCCCACCTCCGGCTGCGGGTCCTCCAGCGCAGCGCGCCCGCCGTCCGTCAACGAGTACCACGCCCGGCCGTGCAGGTCAGATCCGCTCTCCAGCCAGCCGCGGATCAGCGCAGGGATCGCCGTCTCCTCAAGTTTCGACAGCAGCCGGCGATTGGCGCG containing:
- a CDS encoding ParB N-terminal domain-containing protein, which produces MNAFKVELRPLAEIKPYEKNPRLNDDAVEAVMNSIQAFGWRQPIVVDGDGVIICGHTRWKAAQRLGLEKVPVHVAIDLSPEKVRAYRIADNKSAELAEWNMELLPIEMAELQGAGIDWSGLGFSADDLAKLLDPGVRDGLTDPDAIPEPPDEPITKRGDLWVLGEHRLLCGDSASAADVDRLLDGQPIHLVNTDPPYNVKVEPRSNNAIAAGNSSFPESKKKRTHHQSFDVARQGEKKRTTTKMRAKDRPLANDFVSDEAFDEMLDAWFGNMARVLIPGGGFYIWGGYANLGNYPGPLKRAGLYFSQGIVWDKQHPVLTRKDYMGAFEIAFYGWREGAAHRFFGPNNATDLWHVKKVNPASMVHLTEKPVELAVRAVQYSSHAGENVLDLFGGSGSTLIAAEQTQRRAFLMELDPAYCDVIVQRYEQFTGKKAEHVSSFKAANDA